From the genome of Gracilinanus agilis isolate LMUSP501 chromosome 2, AgileGrace, whole genome shotgun sequence, one region includes:
- the NUP188 gene encoding nucleoporin NUP188 — MAAAAGGLCVRSSRELWTILLGRSALRELNQIESELNKHWQRLLEGLSYYKPPSASSAEKVKANKDVAPPLKELGLRISKFLGLDEEQSVQLLQCYLQEDYRGTRDSLKTVLQDERQSQALILKIADYYYEERTCILRCVLHLLTYFQDERHPYRVEYSECVDKLEKELVTKYRQQFEELYKTEAPTWETHGNLMTERQVSRWFVQCLREQSMLLEIIFLYYAYFEMVPGDLLLLTKMFKAQGFGCRQTNRHLVDESMDPFVDRIGYFSALILVEGMDIDSLHKCALDDRTELHQFAQDGLICQSMDHLMLTFGDIPHHSPVLLAWALLRHTLNPEETSSVIRRMGSTAIQLNVFQYLTRLLRSLASGGNNCTTSTACMCVYGLLSFVLTSLELHTLGNQQDVIDTACEVLADPSLPELFWGTEPTSGLGIILDSVCGMFPHLLSPLLQLLRALVSGKSTAKKVYSFLDKMSFYNELYKHRPHDVLSHEDGTLWRRQTPKLLYPLGGQTNLRIPQGTVGQVMLDDRAYLVRWEYSYSSWTLFTCEIEMLLHVVSTADVIQHCQRVKPVIDLVHKVISTDLSIADCLLPITSRIYMLLQRLTTVISPPVDVIASCVNCLTVLAARNPAKVWTDLRHTGFLPFVAHPVSNMSQMISAEGMNAGGYGNLLMNSEQPQGEYGVTIAFLRLITTLVKGQLGSTQSQGLAPCIMFVLKEMLPSYHKWRYNVHGVREQIGCLILELIHAILNLCHESDIHSSHSPSLQSLCICSLANTEAGQAVINIMGIGVDTIDMVMAAQPRSDGTEGQGQGQLLIKTVKLAFSVTNNVIRLKPPSNVVSPLEQALTQHGAHGNNLIAVLAKYIYHKHDPALPRLAIQLLKRLATVAPMSVYACLGSDAAAIRDAFLTRLQSKIEDMRIKVMILEFLTVAVETQPGLIELFLNLEVKDGNDGSKEFSLGEWSCLQVVLELIDSKQQDRYWCPPLLHRAAIAFLHALWQDRRDSAMLVLRTKPKFWENLTSPLFGTLSPPSETSEPSILETCALIMKIICLEIYYVVKGSLDQSLKDTLKKFSSEKRFAYWSGYIKSLADHMAETEGNGCTSLVEYQMLISAWRMLLIIATSHADIMHLNDSAVRCHLFLDVLAGTKALLLVPASVNCLRLGSMLCTLLLILLRQWKRDLASMDETLSSLMEILEGILQADQQLMEKAKAKVFSALLTVLQMKEWKVSDIPQYSQLVLNVCETLQEEVIALFDQTRHSLASGTSPEDKDSMETDDSSRLRHKDQRDGVCVLGLHLAKELCEVDEDGDSWLQVTRRIPILPTLFTTLEVSLRMKQNLHFTEAALHLLFTLARTQQGAAAVAGAGITQSICLPLLSVYQLSTNGTVQTPGASRKSLDAPSWPGVYRLSMSLMERLLKTLRYNFLTEALDFVGVHQERILQCLNAVRTVQSLACLEEADHTVGFILQLSNFMKEWQFHLPQLMRDIQVNLCYLCQACTSLLHSRKMLQHYLQNKNGSDAMPSTVTPRVQRPPQPSSSKQPNPDVEAAEQRALRTVQYSLLKILSKTLAALRHFTPDVCQIILDQSLDLAEYNILFALNFTTPTFDSDVAPSFGTLLATVNVALNMLGELDKKKESLSQAVGLSTQMEGTRTLKSLLMFTMENCFYLLISQAVRYLRDPAVHPRDKQRMKQELSSELSTLLSSLSRYFRRGAPTSPAAGVLPSPQGKPASTSKAGPESQEPLIQLVQAFVQHVQR, encoded by the exons tgcAAGTTCAGCAGAAAAAGTGAAAGCAAATAAAGATGTAGCTCCACCACTGAAGGAGCTGGGCCTGAGGATCAGCAAATTTTTG GGCCTTGATGAAGAGCAGAGTGTGCAGTTACTTCAGTGTTACCTTCAAGAGGACTATAGGGGGACCCGGGACTCACTAAAG ACAGTACTGCAAGATGAGAGACAGAGCCAGGCTCTGATCCTGAAG ATTGCAGATTATTATTATGAAGAAAGGACCTGTATTCTACGTTGTGTCTTACATTTACTCACTTATTTCCAGGATGAGAGGCATCCCTACAGG GTTGAGTACTCTGAATGTGttgataagttggagaaggaGTTGGTCACAAAGTACCGGCAGCAGTTTGAGGAGCTTTACAAAACAGAGGCACCAACATGGGAAACACATGGAAATCTCATG ACTGAACGCCAAGTGTCTCGCTGGTTTGTTCAGTGCCTGCGGGAGCAGTCAATGCTGCtggaaataattttcctttattatgcCTACTTCGAAATGGTTCCTGGTGACCTGCTGCTATTAACTAAGATGTTCAAAGCACAAGGGTTTGGTTGTAGGCAGACCAACAGACATTTGGTGGATGAGAGCATGGATCCTTTTGTGGATAGGATTGG CTACTTCAGTGCCCTTATCCTGGTGGAGGGAATGGATATTGATTCATTACATAAATGTGCTTTGGATGATAGAACAGAGCTCCATCAGTTTGCCCAGGATGGGCTCATATGTCAG AGTATGGATCACCTGATGTTGACCTTTGGAGACATTCCTCATCATTCCCCTGTGCTTTTAGCCTGGGCTCTACTCCGTCATACCTTAAACCCAGAGGAAACAAGCAGTGTCATCAGGAGGATGGGCAGCACAGCCATCCAGCTCAATGTTTTCCAGTATCTGACACGACTACTCCGATCACTAGCCAGTGGAGGAAATAAT TGTACTACCAGTACTGCTTGCATGTGTGTCTACGGACTGCTTTCTTTTGTTCTCACCTCACTGGAGTTACACACATTAGGCAATCAGCAA GATGTCATTGACACAGCATGTGAAGTTCTAGCAGACCCTTCTCTTCCAGAACTCTTCTGGGGAACG GAACCAACCTCTGGGCTAGGAATCATCTTGGACAGTGTGTGTGGGATGTTCCcccatctcctctctcctcttttgcaGTTGCTCAGAGCCCTTGTATCAGGGAAATCCACAGCCAAAAAG GTATATAGTTTCCTGGATAAAATGTCTTTCTACAATGAGCTTTATAAACATAGGCCCCATGACGTGCTCTCACATGAAGATGGGACCCTCTGGCGGAGGCAGACACCAAAACTCCTTTACCCTCTTG GGGGTCAGACCAATCTTCGTATACCTCAGGGCACAGTGGGTCAGGTAATGCTGGATGACCGGGCTTATCTAGTACGATGGGAATATTCCTACAGCAGTTGGACTCTGTTCACTTGTGAGATTGAAATGCTACTACATGTTGTATCCACAGCAG ATGTGATTCAGCACTGCCAGCGAGTCAAACCTGTCATTGACCTGGTTCACAAGGTCATCAGCACTGATTTGTCCATAGCTGATTGTCTCCTGCCAATCACTTCACGCATCTACATGTTGTTGCAGAG GTTAACAACTGTGATCTCTCCTCCTGTGGATGTCATTGCTTCCTGTGTCAATTGTTTGACTGTATTAGCTGCCCGGAATCCAGCTAAG GTCTGGACTGATCTTCGCCATACAGGGTTTCTGCCATTCGTAGCCCATCCAGTCTCCAATATGAGTCAGATGATTAG TGCTGAGGGAATGAATGCAGGGGGTTATGGAAACCTCTTGATGAATAGTGAGCAGCCACAGGGTGAATATGGAGTCACCATTGCCTTCTTACGCTTAATCACCACTCTTGTCAAG GGTCAGCTTGGTAGCACCCAGAGCCAAGGGCTGGCCCCTTGCATCATGTTTGTGCTGAAGGAGATGCTTCCCAGCTATCACAAGTGGCGTTACAATGTCCATGGAGTGAGAGAACAAATTG gctgcCTGATCCTTGAGCTGATCCATGCAATTCTGAATTTATGCCATGAGTCAGACATTCATAGCAG CCATTCTCCCAGTCTACAGTCTCTTTGTATCTGTAGCCTGGCCAACACTGAAGCTGGTCAAGCGGTCATCAACATCATGGGCATTGGTGTGGACACCATTGACATGGTGATGGCAGCTCAGCCCAGAAG TGATGGGACAGAAGGTCAGGGGCAAGGCCAACTACTCATCAAGACAGTAAAACTGGCATTCTCAGTGACCAACAATGTTATTAGACTGAAACCTCCTTCCAATGTGGTGTCTCCCCTGGAACAGGCTCTCACTCAACATG GTGCCCATGGGAACAACCTTATTGCTGTTTTGGCCAAATACATCTATCACAAACATGACCCTGCCTTGCCACGACTTGCCATCCAGCTGCTGAAACGCTTAGCAACG GTTGCCCCGATGTCCGTGTATGCCTGCCTGGGCAGTGATGCAGCTGCTATCCGGGATGCTTTTCTGACTAGGCTGCAGAGCAAAATCGAGGATATGCGCATCAAGGTTATGATCCTAGAGTTTCTCACTGTTGCCGTGGAGACCCAACCTGGCCTCATTGAGCTTTTTCTGAACCTTGAAGTGAAAGATGGGAATGATGGCTCCAAA GAATTCAGTCTTGGAGAATGGAGCTGTCTCCAGGTGGTACTAGAGTTAATTGATTCAAAACAGCAAGATAGATATTGGTGTCCACCTCTGCTGCACCGTGCTGCCATAGCTTTTCTGCATGCCCTGTGGCAGGATCGCCGGGACAGTGCCATGCTGGTTCTCAGGACCAA ACCAAAGTTTTGGGAGAACTTGACCAGCCCGTTATTTGGGACCCTATCTCCTCCCTCAGAAACATCTGAA ccCAGTATCCTGGAGACCTGTGCCTTAATTATGAAGATCATTTGTTTGGAGATATATTATGTAGTTAA GGGCTCACTGGACCAGTCCCTAAAAGATACACTCAAGAAATTCTCCAGTGAGAAGCGTTTTGCCTATTGGTCAGGTTATATCAAGTCTTTGGCAGACCACATGGCAGAGACAGAAGGCAATGGCTGCACCTCTTTGGTGGAGTACCAGATGCTGATCTCTGCTTGGCGGATGCTTCTCATTATTGCCACCAGCCAT GCAGATATAATGCATCTGAATGATTCTGCTGTTCGATGTCACCTGTTTCTTGATGTGCTTGCTGGGACCAAAGCATTA CTGCTAGTCCCTGCATCAGTGAACTGCCTGCGACTAGGATCCATGCTATGTACCCTGTTGCTCATCTTGCTTCGGCAATGGAAGAG AGATTTGGCTTCTATGGATGAAACCCTTAGCTCCCTGATGGAGATTCTGGAGGGAATCCTACAGGCAGACCAGCAGCTAATGGAAAAGGCTAAGGCCAAAGTGTTCTCAGCCCTCCTTACTGTCCTTCAGATGAAAGAATGGAAAG TAAGTGATATCCCACAGTACTCCCAGCTGGTGCTCAATGTCTGTGAGACCCTTCAGGAAGAAGTGATTGCCCTCTTTGACCAGACTCGTCACAgcttggcctcaggcacttcgcCAGAAGACAAGGACAGCATGGAGACAGACGATTCTTCACGGCTTCGGCACAAGGATCAGCGGGATGGG GTGTGTGTCCTGGGCCTACACTTGGCCAAGGAACTATGTGAAGTGGATGAGGATGGAGACTCTTGGCTGCAGGTTACCCGTAGAATCCCTATTCTGCCCACTCTCTTCACCACCCTGGAGGTGAGCCTGAGAATGAAGCAAAACCTGCACTTTACAGAGGCTGCACTTCACCTTCTATTCACCTTGGCCCGAACCCAACAG GGTGCAGCAGCTGTGGCTGGAGCTGGCATCACCCAGAGCATCTGTTTGCCCCTCTTAAGTGTGTATCAACTCAGCACCAATGGAACAGTGCAG ACTCCTGGTGCTTCTCGAAAATCCCTTGATGCCCCCTCTTGGCCTGGGGTCTACCGCCTGTCCATGTCCTTGATGGAACGTCTGCTCAAAACCCTCCGCTATAACTTCCTGACCGAAGCCCTGGACTTTGTGGGTGTTCATCAGGAACGAATTCTGCAG TGCCTCAATGCAGTAAGGACAGTGCAGAGTTTGGCCTGCCTAGAGGAAGCTGATCACACTGTAGGCTTCATCCTGCAGCTCTCCAATTTCATGAAGGAGTGGCAGTTTCATTTGCCACAGCTCATGAGAGACATACAG GTAAATCTGTGTTACCTCTGTCAGGCTTGCACCTCTCTCCTGCATAGCCGCAAGATGCTGCAGCACTATTTACAG AACAAAAATGGAAGTGATGCCATGCCCTCAACTGTGACTCCTAGAGTCCAACGCCCTCCCCAGCCCTCATCCTCAAAGCAGCCTAATCCTGATGTCGAGGCTGCAGAGCAGAGAGCCCTTCGAACAGTCCAGTATAGCCTCCTGAAAATTCTTAGCAAGACGCTGGCTGCCCTGCGCCACTTCACCCCTGATGTCTGCCAGATCATTTTGGACCAG tCCCTAGACCTTGCTGAATACAATATCCTTTTTGCCCTGAACTTCACAACCCCAACCTTCGACTCTGATGTGGCTCCCTCTTTTGGGACTCTCCTGGCCACAGTAAACGTGGCCCTCAACATGTTGGGAGAG TTGGACAAGAAAAAGGAATCCCTGTCCCAGGCTGTGGGGCTGAGCACACAGATGGAGGGGACCAGGACTCTGAA GTCCCTCCTGATGTTTACAATGGAAAATTGCTTCTACCTGCTCATCTCCCAGGCTGTACGCTACCTGAGGGACCCAGCTGTGCACCCCAGGGACAAACAGCGAATGAAGCAGGAGCTCAGCTCAGAGTTG AGTACATTGCTCTCCAGCCTTTCTCGTTACTTCCGCCGTGGAGCCCCTACTTCCCCAGCTGCTGGAGTCCTTCCTTCACCTCAAGGCAAGCCAGCCTCAACTTCCAAAGCAGGCCCTGAGAGCCAAGAACCTCTTATTCAGCTAGTTCAGGCCTTTGTTCAGCATGTACAGAGATAG